From Slackia heliotrinireducens DSM 20476:
GCGGTGGCCAGAATGGCGCGGGCCTCGTCGGGAGTCAGCTTATTCTCGAGCTCGATGGTGATGCTCTCGGAGTGGGAGCGCATGACCGGAACGCGAATGCAGGTGCAGTTCACGCGCAGCTCGGGGACGTGCATGATCTTGCGGCCCTCGTTCTGCATCTTCATCTCTTCGGAAGTGTAGCCATTCTCGTCGAAGCCGCCGATCTGCGGAATCAGGTTGAAGGCCAGCTGGTAGGCGAAGGCCTTGGGGTCGGACATCTCCTCGCCGCGGCCGAAGCGGCCTATCTGGTCCTCAAGCTCGCGCAGACCGTTGATGCCGGCGCCGGAGGCAGCCTGATAGGTGGAGGCGATGATGCGCTTGACGCCTGCGGCCTTATGCAGCGGGAACACCGGCACCAGGCCGATGATGGTCGCGCAGTTGGGGTTGGCGATGATGCCCTTGTGCTTGGCGATATCCTCGGGGTTGATCTCGGGAACCACCAGCGGCACATCGGGGTCCAGGCGGTAGGCGCTGGAATTGTCCACCGTCACGCAGCCCTTCTCGCGGGCCACGGGGATGAAACGCTGCGCGATGTCGTTCTCGGCGGCGCCCAGCACGATGTCCACGCCATCGAAGGCCTCGTCACGGGCCTCCTCGATGGCGATGTCCGTGTCCTGGAACTTAACGGTCTTGCCGGCGCTGCGGGCGCTGGCAAGAAGCTTGATGTTTCCTACCGGAAAATCCTGTTCGTCCAGGCACTTCAGCATC
This genomic window contains:
- a CDS encoding aspartate-semialdehyde dehydrogenase, whose protein sequence is MRKYNVAILGATGVVGQQMLKCLDEQDFPVGNIKLLASARSAGKTVKFQDTDIAIEEARDEAFDGVDIVLGAAENDIAQRFIPVAREKGCVTVDNSSAYRLDPDVPLVVPEINPEDIAKHKGIIANPNCATIIGLVPVFPLHKAAGVKRIIASTYQAASGAGINGLRELEDQIGRFGRGEEMSDPKAFAYQLAFNLIPQIGGFDENGYTSEEMKMQNEGRKIMHVPELRVNCTCIRVPVMRSHSESITIELENKLTPDEARAILATAPGVKLVDDPAAQQYPMPLDTTDQDLIFVGRIREDISAADGTYGLTLWCAGDQIRKGAATNAVQIAKLLTV